The Euphorbia lathyris chromosome 4, ddEupLath1.1, whole genome shotgun sequence genomic interval cacgggtcaatattttgaccgaacataggggtgtaagaggctgtatgtgatgtttttggagagttgagggggttgagaggttgtcccctaaattAAGGGGGCCAGatgaaaaaagttacaagtttaagggattgggtgcctattaagccttaaatttaatcacttttaatgataaaataatcaaatagaGAGTCAAATAGCTAGCATGGTTGGAGCAAGACATAAATTTGGCTAgctaaatttaactaaattaatattttatattattttagagaGTCAAATAGCTAGTTAGTGTTAGAGATGCTCTAACTAATCTAATACACCGTTTAGTCtctctattttaaaaaacacataataaattttttatcttttgtcaatattaaccatttggtcatttatttagtttttttttagatttttttaaccgaacatatatTAACTTTCAAAACAGTCCGATATAAaatttcataatatgtttaaacaGTATGGTAGATAGAAACGAGGCCTAATAAATTATGGGTTTTTTACCCTACAATTAGCGATATTACGAAAATCCAGACCTCATAACGGTTTATTGTCCGGTCGAACCGCTATAACGACCAATTTACTTCCGCGAAGAACGAATCCATCAATTGCTTTCCTTTCATTTCTTTTCATGCACGCAGAAGAATCCTGTATTAACCTCAGAGAACGAACATGGCTTCGCTGCCTTACGCCGATGTGGACTTCACCCTGCGAGGCTTGGCTTGCCGAGCTGAGGGATTCGGCCGGTTTTCCATTGGTGGCCTAAATGGTCCGGTCTATTCAGTCACCAATCTGGCCGGTATCACTTCTTTCTCTTCAAACTCTTCGACGCTCCATTTCATCAAtcttttctgttttttcaattttagctcTTCActttatctgtatctgttatgtGATTCCTAATTGCTCTTGATTAAACCATTGCTGCTACCAATTTGATCAAATTAGGTGTTATTTTATctgaatagttttttttttctttttggaaatTGAATTGGGATTTTCTGGGGAAAAAGGGATTACTTACAATTcctaaaaaactaaaaacaacATGCAATGTGTCTGTTTGTAACATAAAATTGCAGATCACCAAGTGATTTAGCTAACtttcattttatgtttttagtttGTATATCATATTTCATTTGGTAATCCAAAATGCTTATGTTTTGGTTGTTTAGATGATGGTCCTGGATCACTTCGTGAGGGTTGCAGGAGACAAGAACCATTATGGATTGTTTTTGAGGTTTCTGGTTGTATTAATCTTCATTCATACTTGAGTGTCTCCTCTTATAAAACAATAGATGGCCGGGGCCAACGGGTTAAGCTGACTGGTAAGGGCTTAAGACTGAAAGAATGTGAACATATAATTGTTTGTAACCTTGAGTTTGAAGGCGGCAGAGGTCATGATGTTGATGGCATTCAAATAAAACCGAACTCAAAGCACATTTGGATTGATCGGTGCAGCCTAAGGGATTATGATGATGGCCTTATTGATATCACAAGGCAAAGCACTGACATCACTGTTTCTAGGCGGGTTTCCTTTTTCCTTTGCTTATTACCAGATGTTTACTGAATTTTATGTGAAAATGTTTgatcattttgttttcttttttattatgtaCCAGATGTTACTTTGCTAATCATGACAAGACGATGCTTATTGGAGCAGATCCAACTCATGTTGGTGATAGATGCATTCGTGTGACTATTCACCATTGTTTCTTTGATGGTACAAGGCAAAGGCAACCTCGTCTTAGATTTGGTAAAGTTCATCTGTACAATAATTACACGAGGAATTGGGCAATCTATGCAGTTTGTGCTAGTGTAGAAGCCCAGGTAACAAATGATGCTCTATTAAAGATATGAGATGTTCTGTCTTGTGTACTTCTGCagcgtatatatatatatatattatattatattatattgctTAAGTTGTAAGGTCATAGTTGTTAGTGTTTCTTACTTGGTTTTTCCTTTTGTTCTTTTATTTGATCAGATACATTCTCAATGCAATATATATGAAGcaggagaaaagaaaaagacctTTGAATATTATACAGAGAAGGTAAAAGTACAACTCTTGTATTTTGTTGCTGAAATGTTTTGGTCTTTGAGTAGGACCAAAATTTTATGATGAGAGGAATGTTCTAGTGAGGAAACAACAATATCAGTCCAGACGAggacataaaataaaaatcgtGGCCATTAAACTAGTTAAGAAAATATTTGATTATGAGATGTTTGGAATTTGGAGAATATGGTGTTGTTCAGGGTGGAAATGCAGAATACTTGATGTAGTCATGGTTTAGTCGAGTTGGAAATATTAAGCAGTTCATGACATTTTTCAGGAAGCAAAAAGTTgataaaaact includes:
- the LOC136225466 gene encoding probable pectate lyase 4, which translates into the protein MASLPYADVDFTLRGLACRAEGFGRFSIGGLNGPVYSVTNLADDGPGSLREGCRRQEPLWIVFEVSGCINLHSYLSVSSYKTIDGRGQRVKLTGKGLRLKECEHIIVCNLEFEGGRGHDVDGIQIKPNSKHIWIDRCSLRDYDDGLIDITRQSTDITVSRCYFANHDKTMLIGADPTHVGDRCIRVTIHHCFFDGTRQRQPRLRFGKVHLYNNYTRNWAIYAVCASVEAQIHSQCNIYEAGEKKKTFEYYTEKAADKEEARSGLIRSEGDIFLNGAQACLLTGVGEEFVYHPSEYYQTWTMEAASDSLKGVIQICAGWQSIPRPQDAMLVPS